One genomic segment of Chitinophaga sancti includes these proteins:
- a CDS encoding acetate/propionate family kinase codes for METILTVNCGSSSLKFALYSLELEQLLLGNVTDGYTEIGDERHEHGAVTMKEAAAEVVRVLQARSYDVRIIGHRIVQGGEKHFDPVILDDGVLQSLKELVPLAPLHIPPSLDVIHALQEAFPAVKQVGCFDTAFHQHMPFEARHYPLPRALWKEGVIHYGFHGLSYESIMQQLQPLSPGNRVIIAHLGNGASLAAIQEGRSVDTTMGMTPIGGLMMSTRAGDLDPGVLLYLLEEKGMTGSELSRMLNKSSGLKAVSEESGDVQQLLEQEDKHPQAAEAILMFCYHVRKNIGALAAVLGGVDTLVFTGGIGEHAATIRSRICKGLEFLGIVINVMANEEKAKIISANESTVTVRVMKTNEELMIAQHTQTFI; via the coding sequence ATGGAAACGATATTGACGGTGAACTGTGGATCTTCCAGTTTGAAGTTTGCTTTGTATTCTTTAGAACTGGAACAGCTTTTATTGGGTAATGTAACAGATGGTTATACAGAGATTGGTGACGAAAGGCATGAGCATGGTGCGGTGACGATGAAGGAGGCAGCAGCGGAGGTGGTGAGGGTGTTGCAAGCCCGGTCATACGATGTACGTATTATCGGCCATCGCATTGTACAGGGTGGTGAAAAGCATTTTGACCCGGTTATACTGGATGACGGTGTTTTACAATCGTTGAAAGAACTGGTTCCTTTGGCGCCTTTGCATATACCGCCCTCGCTGGATGTGATACATGCATTGCAGGAGGCGTTTCCAGCTGTGAAGCAGGTAGGATGTTTTGATACGGCTTTTCATCAGCATATGCCATTTGAAGCACGGCACTATCCTTTGCCAAGAGCATTGTGGAAGGAGGGGGTGATCCACTATGGATTTCATGGCTTGTCTTATGAATCCATTATGCAGCAGTTACAACCATTGTCACCGGGGAATAGGGTCATCATTGCGCATCTGGGCAATGGGGCTAGTCTTGCCGCCATACAGGAGGGCAGGAGTGTGGATACCACCATGGGTATGACACCCATAGGAGGGTTGATGATGAGCACAAGGGCGGGCGATCTGGATCCCGGGGTACTGCTGTACCTGTTAGAAGAGAAAGGTATGACGGGGAGTGAGCTGTCGCGTATGCTGAATAAATCATCGGGATTAAAAGCGGTGTCAGAAGAAAGTGGGGATGTGCAGCAGTTACTGGAGCAGGAAGATAAGCATCCGCAGGCAGCAGAGGCGATTCTCATGTTCTGCTATCATGTACGAAAAAACATCGGAGCGCTGGCGGCGGTATTAGGAGGAGTAGATACCTTGGTATTTACAGGAGGGATCGGCGAACATGCTGCAACGATCAGAAGTCGCATTTGTAAAGGACTTGAATTTTTAGGTATAGTTATCAATGTAATGGCCAACGAAGAGAAAGCAAAAATTATATCAGCCAATGAAAGCACGGTTACCGTCCGTGTAATGAAAACCAATGAAGAGCTAATGATTGCACAACACACGCAAACCTTCATATAA
- a CDS encoding response regulator translates to MKQQQTVLIIDDDADDRLFLTEAITDVVPGSRMHSCNSGIEALDLLSKKKIALPDFIFLDLNMPKMNGKECLVELKGLLRQTFTKIIIMSTSDMKRDIDDALKLGAHVFFTKPGTYTELCNHVKKIFYCKSAPLSFELK, encoded by the coding sequence ATGAAACAGCAGCAGACAGTTTTAATCATTGATGATGACGCAGATGACAGGCTTTTTTTGACAGAAGCAATCACAGATGTTGTACCCGGATCACGCATGCATAGCTGTAACAGCGGTATAGAAGCCCTGGACCTGTTGAGTAAAAAGAAGATCGCCTTACCTGATTTTATTTTCCTTGACCTGAACATGCCTAAGATGAATGGAAAAGAATGCCTCGTGGAATTAAAAGGGCTCTTGCGCCAGACATTCACCAAGATTATTATTATGAGTACATCGGATATGAAACGGGATATCGACGATGCGCTCAAACTAGGTGCTCATGTATTCTTTACAAAACCCGGCACTTACACGGAACTGTGTAACCATGTCAAGAAGATCTTTTACTGTAAATCGGCTCCACTTAGTTTTGAACTGAAATAG
- a CDS encoding LLM class flavin-dependent oxidoreductase codes for MEFGISTFGEVTPDHVPGKAVNAHTRMQELLAEARLSDEIGLDVFAVGEHHRPDYIISAPEVALGAIAAITKNIRLSSSVTVLSSADPVRTFQNFATLDLISNGRAEIMAGRGSFIESFPLFGYHLNDYDELFIEKLDMLTKINNNEIISWQGKFRAPIRDRGVYPRPFQSKLPIWLAIGGTPASAARAGKMGLGMTVAILGGLPKQFVNIVKLFRQSAADAGHDLTTLPLAINCHMYIGEDGETAANEFWPVYEKIMNRVGEERGWPPITRAQFEYLRSPEGPLFVGSVQEIVDKIVYQSKLFNHTRFLAQILKGDISHDKILNSIELFGRKVLPAARSLLQTEQ; via the coding sequence ATGGAATTCGGTATCAGCACTTTTGGAGAAGTTACACCAGATCATGTACCTGGCAAGGCGGTTAACGCTCATACCCGGATGCAGGAATTACTGGCAGAAGCCAGACTATCCGACGAAATCGGACTGGATGTATTTGCCGTTGGCGAACACCACCGGCCTGACTACATTATTTCTGCACCAGAGGTCGCACTGGGAGCTATTGCCGCGATTACTAAAAATATCCGTCTATCGAGTTCGGTAACGGTATTGAGTTCTGCCGATCCGGTGCGTACTTTCCAGAACTTTGCCACGCTGGACCTTATTTCCAATGGCAGGGCCGAAATTATGGCTGGCAGGGGTTCTTTTATTGAATCATTTCCCCTGTTTGGCTACCACTTGAATGACTATGATGAGCTTTTCATTGAAAAACTGGATATGCTCACCAAAATAAACAATAACGAAATAATCAGCTGGCAAGGCAAGTTCAGGGCACCTATCCGGGACAGAGGGGTCTATCCCCGTCCTTTTCAGTCAAAACTGCCTATCTGGCTCGCTATCGGGGGTACCCCTGCTTCTGCTGCCAGAGCTGGTAAAATGGGACTTGGAATGACCGTAGCCATCCTGGGAGGCCTACCCAAACAGTTCGTTAATATCGTAAAATTGTTCCGCCAGTCCGCCGCCGATGCCGGTCATGACCTGACCACTTTGCCACTGGCTATCAATTGCCACATGTATATCGGGGAAGACGGAGAAACCGCTGCCAATGAGTTCTGGCCAGTGTACGAAAAAATCATGAACCGTGTTGGGGAAGAAAGAGGCTGGCCCCCTATCACCCGTGCTCAGTTTGAGTACTTACGCTCTCCCGAAGGACCTCTTTTTGTGGGCAGCGTACAGGAAATAGTAGACAAGATTGTATACCAAAGCAAACTGTTTAATCATACCCGGTTCCTGGCCCAAATTCTCAAAGGAGATATATCACATGATAAGATATTGAATTCCATTGAGTTATTTGGCAGAAAAGTGTTGCCAGCTGCTCGTTCCCTATTGCAGACCGAACAGTAA
- a CDS encoding PfkB family carbohydrate kinase: MYDICCIGHITLDKVVTTRSVVHMPGGTSFYFSSAIRNMDVKYAMVTALAAKEIYIADELRAKGTEIVVLPSTNTLYFENIYSENQDHRTQRVSQLADPFTPEQLSGMDAHFFHLGPLVADDIPVSVIRELAKKGKVSLDVQGYLRKVENEQVIHIDWPAKKEALQYISILKANESEMEVLTGTNDVRKGAITLASWGVKEVIITLGSRGSVVYKDQTFYDIPAYIPTTSVVDATGCGDTYMAGYLYQRSKNANPQDAGEFAAAMATLKIEGSGPFRGNAEDVTKFLAANHSFTFSLTA, translated from the coding sequence ATGTATGACATTTGTTGTATAGGACATATCACATTAGATAAAGTAGTAACAACCCGCTCGGTGGTACATATGCCAGGTGGAACTTCCTTTTATTTTTCCAGTGCCATCCGGAATATGGATGTGAAATATGCGATGGTAACCGCACTCGCTGCCAAAGAGATCTACATCGCGGACGAGCTGAGAGCAAAAGGCACTGAAATCGTGGTACTGCCCAGTACCAACACCCTCTACTTCGAGAACATTTACTCTGAAAATCAGGATCATAGAACACAACGTGTAAGTCAGCTGGCAGATCCGTTCACCCCGGAACAACTGTCTGGTATGGATGCGCATTTCTTTCACCTCGGCCCACTGGTAGCGGATGATATTCCGGTATCCGTGATCAGGGAACTGGCAAAGAAGGGGAAAGTTTCCCTGGATGTGCAAGGATACCTGCGGAAGGTTGAAAATGAGCAGGTGATCCATATTGACTGGCCAGCAAAAAAAGAAGCCCTTCAATATATATCCATCCTGAAAGCCAATGAATCTGAAATGGAAGTGCTGACCGGTACAAACGATGTACGCAAAGGCGCGATCACTTTAGCTTCCTGGGGCGTGAAAGAGGTGATTATTACCCTCGGTAGCCGTGGTTCTGTGGTGTACAAGGACCAGACTTTCTACGATATTCCCGCTTATATCCCAACTACTTCCGTAGTAGATGCCACTGGGTGTGGCGATACTTACATGGCAGGTTACCTGTACCAGCGCTCGAAAAACGCAAATCCGCAGGATGCAGGAGAATTTGCTGCAGCCATGGCGACTTTAAAAATCGAAGGATCCGGACCATTTAGGGGTAATGCGGAAGATGTGACAAAGTTCCTTGCTGCTAATCACAGTTTTACATTTTCACTCACGGCTTAA
- a CDS encoding alpha-N-acetylglucosaminidase, producing the protein MQLSFRTSLLFTFIFLGFKALPTVGQDKQAIDDLVKRIMRSQAMHFQTRFIPQEKGHDVFELESQGNTILLRGSNGLSIASALNYYLKNYAHCDISWNGTNMDLPNPLPKVPTKVHKRTPYQYRYYLNYCTFNYTISWWNWERWQWEIDWMALNGVNMPLALTGQNSVWSRVYKKMGFTENDLNSFFSGPCFFNWFWMGNLDGWGGPLPQQFMKDQEDLQKKILARERSLGMKPVLPAFTGHVPPAFKKKFPNAKVKKTNWDAGFDDVYILEPEDPMFSKIGQEFIEEETRTFGTDHFYSSDTFNENLPPTNDSTYLHTISKKIFQAMTEADPKAIWVMQGWMFHYQKDFWHPAQIRALLTAAPDDRMIVLDLFSDNFPVWNRTNAYYGKQWIWCMLQNFGGNIGMYGRMDHVARDPANALHDSTAGNLVGIGCTPEAIEQNPAMYALMMDNVWNDQPIELDSWLKAYAWRRYGRQNADAEAAWAILRKTVYDGGLTEGTPESILTGRPTFDTVAHRTLTHLNYAPGNLLPAWDHLITAADVLKGSDGFRYDIVDVTRQVLANYADSLQQQVAKAYKAKDGERFKKYSAEFLVLLDDMDRLLATRKDFLLGRWLADAKSWGTNQQEKALYEMNARDLITLWGDKKSPLHEYSSRQWSGLVKNFYAARWKQFFEYAGESLKTGQEMDLKGFEEKMQDWEWNWVNAKEVYPVVTSGDAVGVAKEMHHKYREVLKKVY; encoded by the coding sequence ATGCAACTATCTTTTCGTACATCCCTGCTTTTTACATTCATTTTTCTTGGCTTCAAGGCCCTCCCGACGGTAGGCCAGGACAAACAAGCCATTGACGACCTGGTGAAAAGAATCATGCGATCACAGGCCATGCATTTTCAAACCCGCTTTATTCCACAGGAAAAGGGGCACGATGTGTTTGAACTGGAATCGCAGGGCAATACCATCCTCCTAAGAGGTAGCAATGGTCTGAGTATAGCTAGTGCGCTCAATTACTATCTGAAAAATTATGCGCATTGCGATATCAGTTGGAACGGTACCAATATGGACCTGCCAAATCCATTGCCAAAGGTGCCCACGAAAGTGCATAAACGAACCCCTTATCAATATCGTTATTACCTGAACTATTGTACGTTCAACTATACCATCAGCTGGTGGAACTGGGAGCGCTGGCAATGGGAGATTGACTGGATGGCGCTGAATGGGGTGAATATGCCACTGGCACTGACAGGCCAGAACTCAGTGTGGAGCCGCGTGTACAAGAAAATGGGATTCACAGAGAATGACCTGAATAGTTTCTTTAGCGGACCTTGTTTCTTTAACTGGTTCTGGATGGGAAACCTGGATGGATGGGGCGGTCCGCTGCCACAGCAGTTTATGAAAGACCAGGAAGACCTGCAGAAAAAAATTCTTGCACGCGAAAGATCATTGGGTATGAAGCCTGTATTGCCTGCATTTACAGGGCATGTACCACCTGCGTTCAAGAAAAAATTCCCGAATGCAAAGGTGAAGAAAACCAACTGGGATGCGGGTTTTGATGATGTATATATTTTAGAACCGGAAGATCCGATGTTCTCAAAGATCGGGCAGGAATTTATTGAAGAAGAGACAAGGACTTTTGGTACTGACCATTTTTACTCTTCTGATACTTTTAATGAGAACTTACCCCCTACCAACGATTCTACTTACCTGCATACAATTAGTAAGAAGATCTTCCAGGCCATGACAGAAGCAGATCCTAAGGCGATCTGGGTGATGCAGGGATGGATGTTCCACTATCAGAAAGACTTCTGGCATCCGGCACAGATCAGGGCTTTGCTCACGGCAGCGCCGGATGACAGGATGATTGTGCTCGATCTGTTTAGTGATAACTTCCCTGTGTGGAACAGAACGAATGCTTATTATGGTAAGCAATGGATCTGGTGTATGCTGCAGAACTTTGGTGGTAATATTGGGATGTATGGCAGGATGGATCATGTAGCGCGCGATCCGGCAAATGCCCTGCATGACTCTACAGCGGGAAACCTGGTAGGAATTGGTTGTACACCGGAAGCGATAGAACAGAATCCTGCGATGTACGCATTGATGATGGATAATGTGTGGAATGATCAGCCGATAGAGCTGGATAGCTGGTTAAAAGCGTATGCGTGGCGCCGTTATGGCAGGCAGAATGCAGATGCAGAAGCGGCATGGGCGATCTTACGCAAAACAGTGTATGATGGTGGGTTGACGGAAGGTACGCCAGAGAGTATTCTGACTGGCAGACCTACATTTGATACCGTGGCACATCGCACCTTGACACATTTGAATTATGCTCCGGGCAATTTGTTGCCGGCATGGGATCATTTGATTACAGCGGCAGATGTGTTGAAAGGGAGTGATGGATTTAGATATGATATTGTAGATGTGACAAGACAGGTGTTGGCGAACTATGCGGATTCTTTGCAACAGCAGGTGGCAAAGGCTTATAAGGCAAAGGATGGCGAACGCTTTAAGAAATATAGTGCGGAGTTTTTGGTGTTGCTGGATGATATGGATCGTTTGCTGGCGACAAGGAAAGATTTCCTGTTGGGCAGATGGCTGGCGGATGCGAAGAGCTGGGGAACGAATCAGCAGGAAAAAGCACTGTATGAAATGAATGCGAGGGATTTGATTACGTTGTGGGGAGATAAGAAGAGTCCATTGCATGAGTATAGCTCAAGACAGTGGTCAGGGTTGGTGAAGAATTTTTATGCGGCAAGGTGGAAGCAATTTTTTGAGTATGCAGGAGAGAGTTTGAAGACAGGTCAGGAAATGGATTTGAAAGGGTTCGAGGAGAAGATGCAGGATTGGGAATGGAATTGGGTGAATGCGAAGGAGGTGTACCCGGTGGTGACGAGTGGTGATGCGGTTGGAGTGGCAAAGGAGATGCATCATAAATATCGGGAAGTGCTTAAAAAAGTATATTAG
- a CDS encoding GH92 family glycosyl hydrolase, which yields MNLSANIRHILLLILFSNAAGAQVKSPVAYVNPFIGTTKSAVLTKWGNEGGCYPGAVAPHSYYQLTPETRRTGAKGYDFQDSSICYFTCMDHHSGFPGGSAGSVFVMPVGDNQPFDADHYSRRFTHKDEYAEPGYYRVLFRDNHTLIEMTASPDGGVFRFTFSDKGTPGIFPDKSNSKNLSAKHKPANPSKDKPANFSAKGTPHIFTSSPLQFSIKPIDQQVLTNGTVYTFPKGTTIIEARIGKEQRSFDAVRAATYKQWNDLLSVVEINDDNEKGKAIFYTALYHSLLLPWLHEGKYSGFSPWDTFRTLHPLLSLLYPDLQAAMIRSMLDVYHSTGHLPTESMTGNHSIPIITDAYFKGIPMDKEEVYKAMQKSINDTPYLQPDMPAYHELGYVPSIYPESVTRTVEYAYDDWALNLFAKEAMHAKVSDDRSLAFQQLLHIPSLFLLPRNKEKFKLNPGNTGYKEGDQWVYSFFVPQHPRELINRMGGDELFSLRLDTALEKQHIIFDNETVFHVPYLFNDANRPDLTQLWVRKIMQDRFSNTPGGLPGNDDLGSTSSWYIFSAIGLYPVAPGKPLYALGIPAFREMKIHLKDGKVLTIKNNDTHTPYVQQVRLNGVEYRGLNMAHEFIKRGGTLEFETGTVPVVTRDNINRTVIRLTEISMDSVAMPDQPFPIGFTMINNGDAGVYRINVTLNGKLYGSKNCLIGKGARLRDSIQVYLYKAGENKLQLNEEAERSVQIKVPLVNVAPVISDLVLKPLIKKDSVQRIAFAVMNKQGTKKAFTIPVNLNGKAFYTAKLTLEPGEQKVVTCQLKATMIGWQTVSIGGIRERCKVYKDPMESLLLALEGTKDVSGFGNDGQVIISENSQEGTASGQNIITEKSQHVTASGNTVAAENSQSTSASGSSSKAANPLFGPDYYIEVPNARSLDELGTTLTMMAWIYPTEQTPGLVDVFSKGDTHVLQITDGRMLSFFAGGWGRGDITVPLPEHWLNHWHHIAGVCDKQGLKLYIDGVLKGETKLDTPVNLSVGNKWTLGRNEEFPGTRIFKGYIQQAKIFSDPIEITDCKCIGEIPVL from the coding sequence GTGAATCTTTCAGCCAACATCCGCCACATCCTGCTACTGATCTTATTTTCCAACGCCGCTGGCGCCCAGGTAAAATCTCCGGTAGCATATGTCAACCCATTCATCGGTACGACCAAAAGTGCAGTGCTGACTAAATGGGGGAATGAAGGCGGCTGCTATCCCGGTGCTGTGGCTCCTCACAGTTATTACCAACTGACCCCTGAGACGAGAAGGACGGGGGCTAAAGGCTATGACTTTCAGGATAGCTCCATTTGTTATTTCACCTGTATGGATCACCATAGTGGTTTTCCCGGTGGATCGGCGGGGAGCGTATTTGTAATGCCTGTAGGTGATAACCAGCCATTTGATGCTGATCACTATAGCCGTCGGTTTACTCACAAGGACGAATATGCGGAACCGGGTTATTACAGGGTACTTTTCAGAGATAACCATACTTTAATTGAAATGACGGCCTCTCCTGATGGCGGGGTTTTTAGGTTTACCTTTTCTGATAAGGGCACACCTGGGATCTTTCCTGATAAAAGCAATTCCAAGAACCTTTCAGCTAAGCACAAGCCTGCGAACCCTTCAAAGGACAAGCCTGCGAACTTTTCAGCTAAGGGCACACCTCACATCTTTACAAGCAGCCCTCTTCAGTTTAGCATAAAGCCCATTGACCAGCAAGTCTTAACCAATGGCACTGTCTATACATTTCCCAAAGGTACAACCATTATTGAAGCACGGATCGGTAAGGAACAGCGTTCCTTTGATGCTGTCAGAGCAGCTACCTATAAGCAATGGAACGACCTATTATCAGTGGTTGAGATTAATGATGACAATGAAAAAGGTAAAGCTATTTTCTACACCGCCCTTTATCACTCCCTCTTACTACCATGGCTGCATGAAGGTAAATACAGCGGTTTTTCCCCATGGGATACTTTCCGCACTTTACATCCATTACTCAGTCTACTATATCCTGACCTGCAGGCTGCCATGATCCGCTCTATGCTGGACGTTTATCACAGCACCGGTCATTTGCCTACAGAGAGCATGACAGGCAATCATTCCATCCCTATCATTACCGATGCCTATTTCAAAGGCATCCCGATGGATAAGGAAGAAGTATACAAGGCGATGCAAAAAAGCATCAATGACACACCTTACCTGCAACCTGATATGCCGGCTTATCACGAACTGGGATATGTACCATCTATATATCCTGAATCCGTGACCCGTACCGTAGAGTATGCCTACGATGACTGGGCGCTGAACCTGTTTGCAAAAGAAGCAATGCATGCAAAAGTGAGTGACGACAGGAGCTTAGCCTTCCAACAATTATTGCACATCCCTTCGTTATTCCTGTTGCCACGCAATAAAGAGAAGTTCAAACTCAATCCTGGTAATACCGGTTATAAAGAAGGTGATCAATGGGTGTATTCTTTCTTCGTACCACAGCATCCCCGTGAATTGATTAATAGGATGGGGGGAGATGAGTTGTTTTCTCTCCGGTTGGATACGGCGCTTGAAAAGCAACATATCATCTTTGACAATGAAACCGTTTTTCATGTTCCTTACCTTTTCAACGATGCCAACAGGCCAGATCTCACGCAGTTGTGGGTAAGAAAGATTATGCAGGATCGTTTTTCAAATACACCCGGTGGGTTGCCAGGGAATGATGATCTGGGTTCAACTTCCAGCTGGTACATTTTCAGTGCGATAGGATTGTACCCCGTGGCACCAGGTAAACCCCTGTATGCACTGGGTATCCCTGCTTTCCGTGAAATGAAGATCCACCTGAAAGATGGGAAGGTACTGACTATTAAAAACAATGATACGCATACACCTTATGTACAACAGGTGCGACTGAATGGTGTGGAGTACCGGGGACTGAATATGGCCCATGAGTTTATCAAACGGGGTGGTACTTTGGAATTTGAAACAGGTACTGTGCCGGTAGTGACCCGCGACAATATCAACCGTACTGTCATCAGACTGACGGAGATAAGTATGGATTCGGTCGCTATGCCTGATCAACCTTTTCCAATTGGGTTTACAATGATAAACAATGGGGATGCCGGGGTATACAGGATCAATGTGACCCTAAATGGTAAACTATATGGATCAAAGAATTGCCTGATCGGCAAAGGGGCGAGGCTCCGCGATTCGATTCAGGTATACCTGTACAAAGCAGGGGAGAATAAATTGCAGTTGAATGAGGAGGCGGAGCGAAGCGTGCAGATCAAAGTGCCTTTGGTGAATGTAGCGCCGGTTATTTCTGACCTGGTATTAAAACCATTGATTAAAAAGGATAGTGTGCAACGTATTGCCTTTGCTGTGATGAATAAGCAAGGGACTAAAAAGGCTTTTACCATTCCCGTGAATCTGAATGGCAAAGCGTTTTATACAGCTAAACTTACATTGGAGCCGGGAGAGCAAAAGGTAGTGACCTGTCAGTTAAAGGCGACCATGATTGGTTGGCAGACGGTGAGTATTGGAGGGATCAGGGAGAGATGTAAGGTGTATAAGGATCCAATGGAATCTTTGTTATTGGCTTTGGAAGGGACGAAGGATGTGTCAGGGTTTGGGAATGATGGTCAGGTAATTATATCTGAAAATTCGCAGGAAGGAACTGCCAGTGGTCAGAATATTATTACTGAAAAATCACAGCATGTTACTGCCTCTGGCAATACGGTAGCCGCTGAAAATTCTCAAAGCACTTCTGCCTCCGGCAGTTCTTCCAAAGCTGCAAACCCTCTCTTTGGCCCTGACTACTACATCGAGGTCCCAAACGCCCGTTCTCTCGATGAATTAGGTACCACGCTCACGATGATGGCCTGGATTTACCCAACAGAACAAACCCCCGGTCTTGTCGATGTATTCTCCAAAGGAGACACCCACGTTCTTCAGATTACTGACGGCAGAATGTTAAGTTTTTTTGCTGGGGGTTGGGGCAGGGGAGATATTACCGTACCTTTGCCGGAACATTGGTTGAACCACTGGCATCATATTGCCGGAGTATGTGATAAACAGGGGCTTAAGTTATATATCGACGGCGTTTTGAAAGGGGAGACAAAACTGGACACGCCAGTTAACCTGTCCGTAGGGAATAAATGGACGTTAGGACGTAATGAAGAATTTCCCGGAACCCGTATTTTCAAAGGCTATATTCAGCAAGCGAAAATTTTTTCTGATCCTATTGAAATAACTGATTGTAAATGTATTGGAGAGATTCCTGTACTATAA
- a CDS encoding DUF6496 domain-containing protein, which yields MAKYSGKSGEKVEKAMKEMHEGKLKSGRSGKKVTNPKQAIAIGLSEAREEGAKVPTKAGSTSTKKATTTKKSTAKKATSAKKTTAKKTAARRTTAKRATSRKKAAAHA from the coding sequence ATGGCAAAGTATTCAGGAAAAAGCGGCGAAAAAGTGGAGAAAGCAATGAAGGAAATGCATGAAGGAAAGTTGAAAAGCGGAAGGAGTGGCAAAAAAGTAACGAATCCAAAACAAGCAATAGCAATAGGATTGTCAGAAGCGAGAGAGGAAGGTGCGAAAGTGCCGACCAAGGCGGGTTCAACTTCTACTAAAAAGGCTACAACGACAAAAAAATCAACTGCTAAAAAGGCGACTTCCGCTAAAAAAACTACGGCTAAAAAAACCGCCGCCAGAAGAACTACTGCAAAACGTGCTACCAGCAGGAAGAAAGCAGCAGCACATGCATAA
- a CDS encoding HAMP domain-containing sensor histidine kinase, which translates to MNNVQTDLKRVVFPNIIHFINRILNTGVHEANGIARNRQIRTVNIAGVVGGTVSLMFSLINTCLGNYLLALINICTMACLYSMVYFNEKKKYDLGPMITMPVCALQLSASALIYNNNMELYLLLVVCLSLILLNNKWVMLALGIFSAILLGVTHRLAPITVIHQATEARRIMNAVIWLIMLLFCLYYFRLQIMAYTKELEESNRQLNVANKTREKLISILAHDMSSPINTLFFMLDLLQEDMLSGKDFADSSRLLILQAKNLQENMDGLLQWCYTQMKGIAPQPVHFNLVVLIEEVITFLQPQLQKKHIQLQNDIAQYSCIIQADQEHVRLIIRNLLSNAIKFSYREATIVINMEEKSDEVIISVADFGVGIAANIQEKIFAADNIYSTPGTGNEKGIGLGLSLSQEFAQKNNGFLSVLSEEGKGSTFSLHLNK; encoded by the coding sequence ATGAATAATGTACAAACAGACCTTAAACGTGTTGTTTTCCCAAACATCATCCATTTCATAAATCGAATTTTAAATACCGGGGTACACGAAGCAAATGGCATTGCACGCAACCGTCAGATCAGAACTGTGAATATAGCCGGGGTTGTAGGCGGTACGGTTTCCCTGATGTTTAGTTTGATCAATACCTGCCTGGGCAATTACCTGCTGGCATTGATCAATATATGCACGATGGCCTGCCTGTACAGCATGGTGTACTTCAATGAAAAGAAAAAGTACGACCTGGGACCGATGATCACCATGCCTGTCTGTGCATTGCAGTTGTCTGCCAGTGCATTGATATATAACAACAACATGGAGTTGTACCTGTTGCTGGTGGTATGCCTTTCCCTGATACTACTGAACAATAAATGGGTGATGCTGGCCCTGGGCATTTTCAGCGCCATCCTGCTGGGTGTTACGCACCGTTTGGCCCCAATTACTGTTATTCACCAGGCTACTGAGGCCAGGAGGATTATGAATGCGGTCATCTGGCTTATCATGTTATTGTTCTGTTTATATTATTTTAGGTTGCAGATCATGGCATATACAAAGGAGCTGGAAGAATCTAACCGGCAACTGAATGTAGCTAACAAGACCCGCGAGAAACTGATTTCAATTCTGGCTCATGATATGAGTTCGCCCATCAATACGCTATTTTTTATGCTGGATCTGTTGCAGGAAGATATGTTGTCGGGCAAGGACTTTGCCGACTCCTCGCGACTGCTCATACTACAGGCCAAGAACCTGCAGGAGAATATGGATGGTCTGTTGCAATGGTGTTATACCCAGATGAAAGGCATTGCGCCCCAGCCAGTACATTTTAATCTCGTCGTTTTGATAGAAGAGGTAATTACATTTTTACAACCCCAGTTGCAAAAGAAGCATATCCAATTACAAAATGATATTGCACAGTATAGCTGTATCATTCAGGCAGATCAGGAGCATGTACGCCTGATTATCCGGAATCTACTGAGCAATGCGATCAAGTTTAGCTATAGGGAAGCTACGATTGTTATCAATATGGAAGAGAAGAGTGATGAGGTGATCATTTCAGTGGCGGATTTTGGAGTTGGGATTGCGGCCAATATTCAGGAGAAGATCTTTGCAGCGGATAATATCTATTCCACGCCAGGTACGGGCAATGAGAAGGGGATAGGATTGGGGTTGAGCCTTAGTCAGGAGTTTGCGCAGAAGAATAATGGTTTTTTGTCAGTATTGAGTGAAGAGGGGAAAGGGAGTACGTTTAGTTTGCATCTGAATAAATAA